From Odontesthes bonariensis isolate fOdoBon6 chromosome 21, fOdoBon6.hap1, whole genome shotgun sequence, a single genomic window includes:
- the arhgap17b gene encoding rho GTPase-activating protein 17b isoform X3: MKKQFNRMKQLANQTVGRAEKTEVLSDDLLQIEKRMELVRSVSHNTQKRLVFCLQGQLGTDTEKRHKKLPLTALSQTMVEGGGQLGDETLIGKMMDVCGEAENRLATELMQHELQIERDILDPLNQLAEVEIPNILKQRKHLAKLVLDYDSAKTRWYQATKSNNQAMAAKVDSLKDEMDEALNRVEICKDQLSADMYNFASKEGEYARYYVMLLEAQADYHRKSLAALEATLPTIQIQQDSWMDKPAFGTALEEHLKRSNREIALPIEACVMMLLETGMKEEGLFRIAAGASKLKKLKAALDCSTSQLEEFYSDPHAVAGALKSYLRELPEPLMTFSMYEEWIQASNVADPDTRLQALWVTCNNLPKTHKANFRYLVKFLAKLAQDSDVNKMTPSNIAIVLGPNLLWAKAEGTLAEMAAATSVHVVAIIEPIIQHADWFFPDDVEFNVSGMFSMPSHPPTPDPEHGLDRKRPGSLGQDGDSHTPRKDSPARELMSTPPPQRNGSVHLTVGTPHSQGGSRGPSPHMSRRGTKKQAPAPPKLASPFTSQSSNTQTPGSPHYPPIMPRRHASRESIQAPSHPPPQPPQSHNAQGEPEPSPPSTPTPPDTPPHDGSHSNLLPSHHSGSLPRPSKPTPKPRLRPNMPPPPQPAADDAGNGICSSASKIITDGGLVLKGIGRAFIPQVTENREEVGSAGQKPTSIPEPHIRTESTAL, from the exons GGCTGAGAAAACTGAGGTCCTGAGTGATGACCTTCTTCAG ATCGAGAAGAGAATGGAGCTGGTGCGCTCGGTGTCGCACAACACGCAAAAGCGGCTGGTGTTCTGTCTGCAGGGTCAGCTGGGCACAGACACGGAGAAGagacat AAAAAGCTGCCACTGACGGCGCTGTCCCAGACCATGGTGGAGGGAGGCGGTCAGCTGGGAGACGAGACTCTGATTGG cAAAATGATGGACGTATGTGGGGAGGCAGAAAACCGGTTAGCCACAGAACTGATGCAGCATGAATTACAGATCGAGAGAGATATTCTGGATCCTCTCAATCAGCTAGCAGAG GTAGAGATCCCCAATATCCTTAAACAGAGAAAGCATCTCGCAAAGCTGGTTCTTGACTATGACTCAGCAAAGACGAG gtggtaccaggcaacAAAGTCCAACAACCAGGCCATGGCAGCTAAAGTCGATTCGCTCAAAGACGAGATGGATGAAGCTCTCAATAGAGTAGAGATATGCAAG GACCAGCTCTCTGCAGACATGTACAACTTTGCTTCAAAAGAGGGAGAATACGCACGCTACTATGTCATG CTGCTCGAGGCCCAGGCAGATTACCACAGGAAGTCTCTGGCTGCTCTGGAGGCAACTCTACCAACCATCCAAATACAACAAG ACTCCTGGATGGATAAGCCAGCATTTGGCACGGCCCTGGAGGAGCACCTGAAGAGGAGCAACCGTGAGATCGCTCTGCCCATAGAGGCCTGCGTCATGATGCTGCTGGAGACCGGCATGAAGGAGGAG GGCCTCTTTCGGATAGCTGCCGGAGCTTCAAAACTGAAGAAGCTGAAAGCAGCCCTGGACTGCTCCACCTCGCAGCTCGAGGAGTTCTACTCTGATCCCCACGCCGTCGCTG GAGCCCTGAAGTCCTACCTGAGGGAACTTCCTGAACCACTAATGACCTTTAGTATGTATGAAGAGTGGATACAGGCCTCCAA tgtgGCTGACCCTGACACAAGGCTTCAGGCCTTGTGGGTGACATGTAACAATTTGCCAAAGACTCACAAAGCCAACTTCAG GTATCTGGTGAAGTTCCTGGCTAAACTGGCTCAGGACAGTGATGTCAATAAAATGACTCCCAGCAACATTGCCATAGTCTTAGGGCCCAACCTGCTGTGGGCAAAGGCAGAAGG GACGCTGGCAGAGATGGCTGCAGCTACATCAGTCCATGTCGTAGCCATCATTGAGCCCATTATCCAACATGCTGATTGGTTCTTCCCTGACG ATGTGGAATTCAATGTATCAGGCATGTTTTCCATGCCCTCTCATCCACCCACCCCAGACCCCGAACACGGCCTGGACAGGAAACGCCCCGGCAGCCTGGGGCAGGACGGGGACAGTCACACTCCCCGTAAAGACAG CCCCGCCCGTGAGCTCATGTCCACCCCCCCTCCACAGAGGAACGGGTCAGTCCATCTTACAGTAGGAACCCCGCACTCTCAGGGTGGGTCAAGAGGTCCTAGTCCACATATGAGCCGCAGAG GCACCAAAAAGCAGGCACCAGCTCCACCCAAACTGGCCAGCCCCTTCACCTCTCAGTCCAGTAACACCCAGACACCTGGCTCTCCCCATTACCCACCCATCATGCCTCGCCGTCACGCCAGCAGAGAGAGCATCCAAGCCCCGAGCCATCCGCCGCCACAGCCTCCTCAATCCCACAATGCCCAGGGGGAGCCAGAGCCATCTCCTCCTAGCACTCCCACCCCTCCCGACACTCCGCCTCATGACGGCTCACACTCCAACTTGCTCCCCTCACACCACTCTGGATCTCTGCCTCGCCCCTCTAAGCCGACTCCAAAGCCACGGCTGCGACCCAACATGCCGCCGCCCCCACAGCCTGCAGCAGATGACGCTGGTAATGGCATCTGCAGCTCTGCCTCCAAGATCATAACGG ATGGAGGTTTGGTTCTGAAGGGGATTGGAAGAGCTTTCATCCCCCAGGTGACTGAGAACCGAGAAGAGGTGGGCTCTGCTGGTCAAAAGCCCACCTCCATCCCAGAACCTCACATCCGGACGGAGAGCACTGCTCTGTGA
- the arhgap17b gene encoding rho GTPase-activating protein 17b isoform X2 encodes MKKQFNRMKQLANQTVGRAEKTEVLSDDLLQIEKRMELVRSVSHNTQKRLVFCLQGQLGTDTEKRHKKLPLTALSQTMVEGGGQLGDETLIGKMMDVCGEAENRLATELMQHELQIERDILDPLNQLAEVEIPNILKQRKHLAKLVLDYDSAKTRWYQATKSNNQAMAAKVDSLKDEMDEALNRVEICKDQLSADMYNFASKEGEYARYYVMLLEAQADYHRKSLAALEATLPTIQIQQDSWMDKPAFGTALEEHLKRSNREIALPIEACVMMLLETGMKEEGLFRIAAGASKLKKLKAALDCSTSQLEEFYSDPHAVAGALKSYLRELPEPLMTFSMYEEWIQASNVADPDTRLQALWVTCNNLPKTHKANFRYLVKFLAKLAQDSDVNKMTPSNIAIVLGPNLLWAKAEGTLAEMAAATSVHVVAIIEPIIQHADWFFPDDVEFNVSGMFSMPSHPPTPDPEHGLDRKRPGSLGQDGDSHTPRKDSPVNKQPEPLPRRGSAVNKKQTPLTSPTFQPLLPPLEAGRPSQLEPQPQVLSPATEVEQPDLTVAGIGGGALGGGVQVATVQPQVVTQLSAEDSSPARELMSTPPPQRNGSVHLTVGTPHSQGGSRGPSPHMSRRGTKKQAPAPPKLASPFTSQSSNTQTPGSPHYPPIMPRRHASRESIQAPSHPPPQPPQSHNAQGEPEPSPPSTPTPPDTPPHDGSHSNLLPSHHSGSLPRPSKPTPKPRLRPNMPPPPQPAADDAGNGICSSASKIITDV; translated from the exons GGCTGAGAAAACTGAGGTCCTGAGTGATGACCTTCTTCAG ATCGAGAAGAGAATGGAGCTGGTGCGCTCGGTGTCGCACAACACGCAAAAGCGGCTGGTGTTCTGTCTGCAGGGTCAGCTGGGCACAGACACGGAGAAGagacat AAAAAGCTGCCACTGACGGCGCTGTCCCAGACCATGGTGGAGGGAGGCGGTCAGCTGGGAGACGAGACTCTGATTGG cAAAATGATGGACGTATGTGGGGAGGCAGAAAACCGGTTAGCCACAGAACTGATGCAGCATGAATTACAGATCGAGAGAGATATTCTGGATCCTCTCAATCAGCTAGCAGAG GTAGAGATCCCCAATATCCTTAAACAGAGAAAGCATCTCGCAAAGCTGGTTCTTGACTATGACTCAGCAAAGACGAG gtggtaccaggcaacAAAGTCCAACAACCAGGCCATGGCAGCTAAAGTCGATTCGCTCAAAGACGAGATGGATGAAGCTCTCAATAGAGTAGAGATATGCAAG GACCAGCTCTCTGCAGACATGTACAACTTTGCTTCAAAAGAGGGAGAATACGCACGCTACTATGTCATG CTGCTCGAGGCCCAGGCAGATTACCACAGGAAGTCTCTGGCTGCTCTGGAGGCAACTCTACCAACCATCCAAATACAACAAG ACTCCTGGATGGATAAGCCAGCATTTGGCACGGCCCTGGAGGAGCACCTGAAGAGGAGCAACCGTGAGATCGCTCTGCCCATAGAGGCCTGCGTCATGATGCTGCTGGAGACCGGCATGAAGGAGGAG GGCCTCTTTCGGATAGCTGCCGGAGCTTCAAAACTGAAGAAGCTGAAAGCAGCCCTGGACTGCTCCACCTCGCAGCTCGAGGAGTTCTACTCTGATCCCCACGCCGTCGCTG GAGCCCTGAAGTCCTACCTGAGGGAACTTCCTGAACCACTAATGACCTTTAGTATGTATGAAGAGTGGATACAGGCCTCCAA tgtgGCTGACCCTGACACAAGGCTTCAGGCCTTGTGGGTGACATGTAACAATTTGCCAAAGACTCACAAAGCCAACTTCAG GTATCTGGTGAAGTTCCTGGCTAAACTGGCTCAGGACAGTGATGTCAATAAAATGACTCCCAGCAACATTGCCATAGTCTTAGGGCCCAACCTGCTGTGGGCAAAGGCAGAAGG GACGCTGGCAGAGATGGCTGCAGCTACATCAGTCCATGTCGTAGCCATCATTGAGCCCATTATCCAACATGCTGATTGGTTCTTCCCTGACG ATGTGGAATTCAATGTATCAGGCATGTTTTCCATGCCCTCTCATCCACCCACCCCAGACCCCGAACACGGCCTGGACAGGAAACGCCCCGGCAGCCTGGGGCAGGACGGGGACAGTCACACTCCCCGTAAAGACAG CCCTGTTAACAAACAGCCGGAGCCCCTTCCACGCAGAGGCAGCGCTGTAAATAAAAAGCAGACACCACTAACCTCACCCACCTTCCAACCCCTTCTGCCCCCTCTGGAAGCCGGGCGTCCCAGCCAACTTGAGCCACAGCCACAGGTTTTGTCCCCGGCTACAGAGGTGGAGCAGCCTGACCTGACTGTTGCTGGTATTGGTGGTGGTGCTCTTGGGGGTGGGGTCCAGGTAGCCACAGTGCAGCCTCAGGTTGTAACCCAGCTCAGCGCAGAGGACAGCAG CCCCGCCCGTGAGCTCATGTCCACCCCCCCTCCACAGAGGAACGGGTCAGTCCATCTTACAGTAGGAACCCCGCACTCTCAGGGTGGGTCAAGAGGTCCTAGTCCACATATGAGCCGCAGAG GCACCAAAAAGCAGGCACCAGCTCCACCCAAACTGGCCAGCCCCTTCACCTCTCAGTCCAGTAACACCCAGACACCTGGCTCTCCCCATTACCCACCCATCATGCCTCGCCGTCACGCCAGCAGAGAGAGCATCCAAGCCCCGAGCCATCCGCCGCCACAGCCTCCTCAATCCCACAATGCCCAGGGGGAGCCAGAGCCATCTCCTCCTAGCACTCCCACCCCTCCCGACACTCCGCCTCATGACGGCTCACACTCCAACTTGCTCCCCTCACACCACTCTGGATCTCTGCCTCGCCCCTCTAAGCCGACTCCAAAGCCACGGCTGCGACCCAACATGCCGCCGCCCCCACAGCCTGCAGCAGATGACGCTGGTAATGGCATCTGCAGCTCTGCCTCCAAGATCATAACGG ATGTCTGA
- the slc5a11 gene encoding sodium/myo-inositol cotransporter 2: protein MWKTKRSTVDGYFLAGKSMTWWPVGASLFASNIGSGHFIGLAGSGAAAGIGAIAYEWNGMLMVLLLGWLFLPIYISSGVTTMPEYLQRRFGGRRTQLFIAVLYLFIYIFTKISVDMYAGALFIQLALQMNIYVAVVLLLSVTALYTVAGGLAAVIYTDAAQTAIMLVGALILMGFSFVEVGGWSALMEGYGNAIPSIRVPNLTCGIPRDDAFHIFRDPVNSDLPWPGVIIGMSIPSMWYWCSDQVIVQRSLAAKNLTHAKGGSLLAAYLKILPFFAIMLPGMISRILYTDEVACADPDKCKQICGNPVGCSDIAYVKLVMELLPVGLRGLMMAVMIAALMSSLTSIFNSASTIFTMDLWKSFRSRPSEWELMIVGRVFVLVLVVVSVLWIPVVQASQGGQLFIYIQSISTYLQPPVSIIFLLGCFWKRTNEKGAFWGLAIGLTVGCIRMLLDFIYPAPLCYEEDDRPAVLKSVHYLYFSMLLSFITLIVVVVVSLATEEPPPEQISRLTWFTRFDPVKPKVEQRSTNLEVITTQRNETTEAGREREGSKGQARHHSDSASSVSSARSQSRFMTVFYWLCGMERKKEEDGDPVTLPAPEQAIGSLEEKPSLRRVVDINLIICLSATAFIIGYWA, encoded by the exons ATGTGGAAGACGAAACGCAGCACTGTGGATGGATACTTTTTGGCTGGGAAAAGTATGACCTGGTGGCCA GTGGGAGCTTCACTGTTTGCCAGCAACATTGGCAGTGGACATTTTATCGGTCTAGCAGGCTCAGGAGCTGCAGCAGGAATTGGAGCAATTGCATATGAATGGAat GGGATGCtgatggtgctgctgctgggatGGCTCTTCCTGCCCATTTATATTTCCTCTGGG GTGACGACAATGCCGGAATATTTGCAGAGGCGTTTTGGTGGAAGAAGAACGCAGTTATTCATAGCCGTCTTgtacttatttatttacatcTTTACAAAAATATCG GTGGACATGTATGCAGGTGCATTGTTCATTCAGCTCGCCCTGCAAATGAACATCTACGTGGCTGTGGTGCTGCTCCTCTCAGTCACTGCTCTCTACACTGTGGCAG GTGGTCTGGCCGCAGTCATCTACACTGATGCAGCTCAGACTGCTATCATGCTGGTAGGAGCTCTCATCCTCATGGGCTTCA GCTTCGTGGAGGTCGGAGGATGGAGTGCTCTGATGGAAGGATACGGCAATGCCATTCCCTCGATACGTGTGCCTAACTTGACCTGTGGCATCCCTCGAGATGATGCCTTCCATATATTCAGAGACCCGGTGAATTCTGACTTGCCTTGGCCCGGGGTTATCATTGGCATGTCCATCCCCTCCATGTGGTACTGGTGCTCTGATCAG GTGATTGTGCAGCGCTCTCTGGCTGCCAAGAACCTGACCCATGCAAAAGGTGGCTCCCTGCTGGCTGCGTACCTCAAGATCCTGCCTTTCTTTGCCATCATGCTCCCCGGCATGATCAGCAGGATTCTCTACACAG ATGAAGTGGCGTGTGCAGACCCAGACAAGTGCAAACAGATTTGTGGCAACCCAGTGGGTTGCTCCGATATTGCCTATGTCAAACTGGTCATGGAGCTGCTGCCTGTAG GACTGCGGGGTCTAATGATGGCTGTGATGATTGCTGCTCTCATGTCATCTCTCACGTCCATCTTCAACAGTGCCAGCACCATATTCACCATGGACTTATGGAAGAGTTTCAGATCCCGTCCTTCTGAATGGGAGCTCATGATTGTGGGCAG GGTGTTTGTGCTTGTGTTGGTGGTGGTTTCAGTGCTGTGGATTCCCGTTGTCCAGGCCAGTCAGGGCGGCCAGCTCTTCATCTACATCCAGTCTATCAGCACCTACTTGCAGCCGCCTGTCTCCATCATCTTCCTCCTGGGGTGCTTCTGGAAGAGGACTAATGAGAAG GGTGCATTCTGGGGGCTAGCTATTGGCCTCACAGTGGGCTGCATACGCATGTTGTTGGACTTCATTTACCCTGCTCCCCTGTGTTATGAAGAGGATGATAGACCTGCAGTTCTGAAATCTGTCCATTACCTCTACTTCTCCATGTTGCTGTCCTTCATCACCTTAATTGTGGTGGTTGTAGTCAGCCTGGCTACCGAGGAGCCTCCTCCGGAGCAG ATCAGTCGTCTTACATGGTTTACAAGGTTTGACCCAGTGAAACCTAAAGTGGAGCAAAGAAGCACAAACTTGGAAGTGATTACTACTCAAAGGAATGAGACAACTGAGGCAGGAAGAGAGCGAGAGGGCAGCAAAGGACAAGCACGTCATCACAGTG ACTCGGCGTCGTCTGTATCCAGTGCTCGCAGTCAGTCCAGATTTATGACCGTCTTCTACTGGCTGTGTGGGATGGAGAGAAAGAAGGAGGAAGACGGCGATCCTGTGACTCTTCCTGCACCTGAGCAGGCTATTGGTAGTCTGGAAGAAAAGCCAAGTCTACGACGAGTGGTGGACATTAACCTCATCATTTGCCTCTCAGCAACTGCCTTCATCATTGGCTACTGGGCCTGA
- the arhgap17b gene encoding rho GTPase-activating protein 17b isoform X1 translates to MKKQFNRMKQLANQTVGRAEKTEVLSDDLLQIEKRMELVRSVSHNTQKRLVFCLQGQLGTDTEKRHKKLPLTALSQTMVEGGGQLGDETLIGKMMDVCGEAENRLATELMQHELQIERDILDPLNQLAEVEIPNILKQRKHLAKLVLDYDSAKTRWYQATKSNNQAMAAKVDSLKDEMDEALNRVEICKDQLSADMYNFASKEGEYARYYVMLLEAQADYHRKSLAALEATLPTIQIQQDSWMDKPAFGTALEEHLKRSNREIALPIEACVMMLLETGMKEEGLFRIAAGASKLKKLKAALDCSTSQLEEFYSDPHAVAGALKSYLRELPEPLMTFSMYEEWIQASNVADPDTRLQALWVTCNNLPKTHKANFRYLVKFLAKLAQDSDVNKMTPSNIAIVLGPNLLWAKAEGTLAEMAAATSVHVVAIIEPIIQHADWFFPDDVEFNVSGMFSMPSHPPTPDPEHGLDRKRPGSLGQDGDSHTPRKDSPVNKQPEPLPRRGSAVNKKQTPLTSPTFQPLLPPLEAGRPSQLEPQPQVLSPATEVEQPDLTVAGIGGGALGGGVQVATVQPQVVTQLSAEDSSPARELMSTPPPQRNGSVHLTVGTPHSQGGSRGPSPHMSRRGTKKQAPAPPKLASPFTSQSSNTQTPGSPHYPPIMPRRHASRESIQAPSHPPPQPPQSHNAQGEPEPSPPSTPTPPDTPPHDGSHSNLLPSHHSGSLPRPSKPTPKPRLRPNMPPPPQPAADDAGNGICSSASKIITDGGLVLKGIGRAFIPQVTENREEVGSAGQKPTSIPEPHIRTESTAL, encoded by the exons GGCTGAGAAAACTGAGGTCCTGAGTGATGACCTTCTTCAG ATCGAGAAGAGAATGGAGCTGGTGCGCTCGGTGTCGCACAACACGCAAAAGCGGCTGGTGTTCTGTCTGCAGGGTCAGCTGGGCACAGACACGGAGAAGagacat AAAAAGCTGCCACTGACGGCGCTGTCCCAGACCATGGTGGAGGGAGGCGGTCAGCTGGGAGACGAGACTCTGATTGG cAAAATGATGGACGTATGTGGGGAGGCAGAAAACCGGTTAGCCACAGAACTGATGCAGCATGAATTACAGATCGAGAGAGATATTCTGGATCCTCTCAATCAGCTAGCAGAG GTAGAGATCCCCAATATCCTTAAACAGAGAAAGCATCTCGCAAAGCTGGTTCTTGACTATGACTCAGCAAAGACGAG gtggtaccaggcaacAAAGTCCAACAACCAGGCCATGGCAGCTAAAGTCGATTCGCTCAAAGACGAGATGGATGAAGCTCTCAATAGAGTAGAGATATGCAAG GACCAGCTCTCTGCAGACATGTACAACTTTGCTTCAAAAGAGGGAGAATACGCACGCTACTATGTCATG CTGCTCGAGGCCCAGGCAGATTACCACAGGAAGTCTCTGGCTGCTCTGGAGGCAACTCTACCAACCATCCAAATACAACAAG ACTCCTGGATGGATAAGCCAGCATTTGGCACGGCCCTGGAGGAGCACCTGAAGAGGAGCAACCGTGAGATCGCTCTGCCCATAGAGGCCTGCGTCATGATGCTGCTGGAGACCGGCATGAAGGAGGAG GGCCTCTTTCGGATAGCTGCCGGAGCTTCAAAACTGAAGAAGCTGAAAGCAGCCCTGGACTGCTCCACCTCGCAGCTCGAGGAGTTCTACTCTGATCCCCACGCCGTCGCTG GAGCCCTGAAGTCCTACCTGAGGGAACTTCCTGAACCACTAATGACCTTTAGTATGTATGAAGAGTGGATACAGGCCTCCAA tgtgGCTGACCCTGACACAAGGCTTCAGGCCTTGTGGGTGACATGTAACAATTTGCCAAAGACTCACAAAGCCAACTTCAG GTATCTGGTGAAGTTCCTGGCTAAACTGGCTCAGGACAGTGATGTCAATAAAATGACTCCCAGCAACATTGCCATAGTCTTAGGGCCCAACCTGCTGTGGGCAAAGGCAGAAGG GACGCTGGCAGAGATGGCTGCAGCTACATCAGTCCATGTCGTAGCCATCATTGAGCCCATTATCCAACATGCTGATTGGTTCTTCCCTGACG ATGTGGAATTCAATGTATCAGGCATGTTTTCCATGCCCTCTCATCCACCCACCCCAGACCCCGAACACGGCCTGGACAGGAAACGCCCCGGCAGCCTGGGGCAGGACGGGGACAGTCACACTCCCCGTAAAGACAG CCCTGTTAACAAACAGCCGGAGCCCCTTCCACGCAGAGGCAGCGCTGTAAATAAAAAGCAGACACCACTAACCTCACCCACCTTCCAACCCCTTCTGCCCCCTCTGGAAGCCGGGCGTCCCAGCCAACTTGAGCCACAGCCACAGGTTTTGTCCCCGGCTACAGAGGTGGAGCAGCCTGACCTGACTGTTGCTGGTATTGGTGGTGGTGCTCTTGGGGGTGGGGTCCAGGTAGCCACAGTGCAGCCTCAGGTTGTAACCCAGCTCAGCGCAGAGGACAGCAG CCCCGCCCGTGAGCTCATGTCCACCCCCCCTCCACAGAGGAACGGGTCAGTCCATCTTACAGTAGGAACCCCGCACTCTCAGGGTGGGTCAAGAGGTCCTAGTCCACATATGAGCCGCAGAG GCACCAAAAAGCAGGCACCAGCTCCACCCAAACTGGCCAGCCCCTTCACCTCTCAGTCCAGTAACACCCAGACACCTGGCTCTCCCCATTACCCACCCATCATGCCTCGCCGTCACGCCAGCAGAGAGAGCATCCAAGCCCCGAGCCATCCGCCGCCACAGCCTCCTCAATCCCACAATGCCCAGGGGGAGCCAGAGCCATCTCCTCCTAGCACTCCCACCCCTCCCGACACTCCGCCTCATGACGGCTCACACTCCAACTTGCTCCCCTCACACCACTCTGGATCTCTGCCTCGCCCCTCTAAGCCGACTCCAAAGCCACGGCTGCGACCCAACATGCCGCCGCCCCCACAGCCTGCAGCAGATGACGCTGGTAATGGCATCTGCAGCTCTGCCTCCAAGATCATAACGG ATGGAGGTTTGGTTCTGAAGGGGATTGGAAGAGCTTTCATCCCCCAGGTGACTGAGAACCGAGAAGAGGTGGGCTCTGCTGGTCAAAAGCCCACCTCCATCCCAGAACCTCACATCCGGACGGAGAGCACTGCTCTGTGA